The Pantoea vagans genome includes a window with the following:
- the murB gene encoding UDP-N-acetylmuramate dehydrogenase, with the protein MSSPRTSLKAFNTLGLEISTQALYIADTPEAIIDAWQATQQRHQPFIVLGEGSNVLFLENFNGGVIVNAIKGISLEEKDETWHLHVGAGENWHELVEHTLKKGITGLENLALIPGMAGSAPIQNIGAYGVEFKDICHYVDALHLPTQKIRRLYREECLFGYRDSIFKHALKDDYVIVAIGLCLAKQWKPVLSYGDLAKLNPATVCAWDVFHAVCHMRKSKLPDPKITGNVGSFFKNPLISHEQASALMREWQDMPHYPQANGEVKLAAGWLIDQCNLKGFSVGGAAVHRQQALVLINEDQATPQDIVGLAHHVRNSVGEKFNVWLEPEVRFIGAQGERNAVEVIS; encoded by the coding sequence ATGTCCAGCCCCCGCACTTCTTTAAAAGCTTTCAACACATTGGGTCTAGAGATCAGTACTCAAGCCCTGTATATCGCTGACACGCCCGAAGCCATTATTGATGCCTGGCAAGCGACTCAGCAGCGGCATCAACCTTTCATCGTGTTAGGTGAAGGAAGCAACGTGCTATTTCTTGAGAACTTTAATGGCGGAGTGATCGTCAACGCCATTAAAGGCATCTCTCTTGAAGAGAAAGATGAAACATGGCATTTGCATGTGGGCGCAGGCGAAAACTGGCATGAGCTGGTCGAGCATACTTTAAAGAAAGGCATCACTGGCCTGGAAAACCTGGCGCTCATCCCTGGGATGGCCGGTTCAGCACCTATACAGAATATTGGCGCCTATGGCGTCGAATTCAAAGACATTTGCCACTATGTAGATGCGCTGCACTTGCCCACGCAAAAAATCAGACGCCTTTATCGTGAAGAATGCTTATTCGGCTATCGTGACAGTATCTTCAAGCATGCATTGAAGGATGATTACGTGATTGTTGCCATTGGGCTTTGTTTAGCAAAGCAGTGGAAACCTGTCTTAAGCTATGGCGATTTAGCCAAACTTAACCCTGCCACAGTGTGCGCATGGGATGTGTTCCATGCGGTGTGCCATATGCGAAAAAGCAAATTACCGGATCCCAAGATAACGGGCAATGTGGGCAGCTTCTTCAAAAACCCTCTGATCTCCCATGAACAGGCCTCCGCACTGATGCGAGAGTGGCAAGATATGCCGCATTACCCGCAGGCGAATGGTGAGGTCAAATTGGCCGCAGGCTGGTTGATCGATCAATGTAACCTGAAAGGCTTCAGCGTCGGTGGTGCCGCTGTCCATCGCCAGCAGGCACTGGTATTGATCAATGAAGATCAGGCGACACCGCAAGATATTGTTGGGCTCGCTCACCATGTACGAAATTCCGTTGGTGAGAAATTCAATGTTTGGCTGGAGCCAGAGGTGCGTTTTATTGGTGCTCAGGGCGAACGTAATGCCGTTGAGGTAATTTCATGA